A genomic stretch from Aedes albopictus strain Foshan chromosome 2, AalbF5, whole genome shotgun sequence includes:
- the LOC109430552 gene encoding protein windpipe, with translation MTSSRVASSSTTSDHRLLRLVLIVALVLLNAVSASTSSSYICPKGCECNDSSITCTSVSGLRSIDKSLPIKRLVLSGLELKKIPAQLENIRNITELDLSNNHLSEVSHLGRRIRRLNLSQNRITSGKLVKIPLYVESLNLSHNVITYLPLYLMKLKKLRSIELVDNPINCTCETLHIRNWLTTRHVWSDQHIKCSAPQEFKGRPWLQVKQSDVCHEAGRDGGYNWDDYEDENDLMLGDQAHLGDDEEEDEDDFKKEYLPVGEKVKSQDPPIEIQNDEELDGGSGDGSSIGEEEKAEARKVADLSVVEGSGEDTGDNVRVSQIQNAVEDDEEEGSGSGAGVVLFGSRGVGSEHEAESPKSETDFEDSTSEEKPITPPNGLGIFGKGLDDDTTTSRDTEATEGVVPFVGVVDVSKGTTGGTESPTEEHKANMSESPTRADTDSQGTYILLAILGIILISLIVLVMCKRKPNSRNRRGKADLEAARGRELTDMDKNLLGKPLEKNGHKMPEQTPLMNDRDKSDYQKVFSDKPNNHPPAKPERTSLDKPTMESFKPIPADRNKSKESLYENVPQNNNNNTVPLQNGNGPVGNGDLPGVHQPNHNVPSQDDEVFLPSNGNPNQLQPETVDSPKSKRYSPIYVPTSPKSDRYSPVYSPETGRVKIKLTETPKPKTPILVTRSRSRAGDYITTTDQKF, from the coding sequence ATGACGTCGTCCAGAGTGGCGTCGTCGTCAACGACATCCGACCACCGTCTGCTTCGGTTGGTACTGATCGTAGCATTGGTACTGCTCAACGCTGTCTCAGCTTCTACCTCATCATCGTACATCTGTCCGAAGGGTTGCGAGTGCAATGACTCCAGTATCACTTGTACGAGCGTGTCCGGACTGCGGAGCATCGACAAAAGTTTGCCCATCAAGCGACTGGTGCTTTCCGGTTTAGAACTGAAGAAGATCCCCGCACAGCTGGAGAATATCCGAAACATCACAGAGCTGGATCTTTCCAACAACCACCTGTCTGAGGTGAGCCACCTGGGCAGGCGGATACGACGCCTCAACCTGAGCCAGAATCGAATCACATCCGGAAAGCTGGTGAAGATTCCGCTGTATGTGGAATCGCTGAACCTGTCGCACAACGTAATTACCTACCTGCCGCTGTATTTGATGAAGCTGAAGAAGCTACGATCCATTGAGTTGGTAGACAATCCGATCAACTGCACATGCGAAACGTTGCACATTAGGAACTGGCTTACGACAAGGCACGTGTGGTCTGATCAGCACATCAAATGTAGTGCCCCTCAGGAGTTCAAGGGCAGGCCGTGGCTGCAGGTCAAACAGTCTGATGTCTGCCATGAAGCTGGAAGGGATGGTGGCTACAACTGGGATGACTATGAAGACGAGAATGACTTGATGTTGGGAGACCAAGCTCATTTAGGAGATGACGAGGAAGAGGATGAGGATGATTTCAAGAAGGAGTATTTACCAGTTGGGGAAAAAGTGAAGTCTCAGGACCCACCGATCGAGATACAGAATGATGAGGAATTGGATGGTGGTTCCGGAGACGGTTCTTCAATTGGAGAAGAAGAAAAGGCTGAAGCTAGAAAAGTTGCTGATTTGTCGGTTGTTGAAGGATCTGGGGAAGATACGGGCGACAATGTCCGGGTGAGCCAGATCCAAAACGCCGTGGAAGACGATGAAGAAGAGGGAAGTGGAAGTGGTGCTGGTGTGGTTCTTTTTGGGTCTCGCGGAGTTGGATCTGAACACGAAGCTGAGAGTCCAAAGTCTGAAACTGACTTTGAAGACAGCACAAGCGAAGAGAAGCCAATAACTCCTCCAAATGGATTGGGTATTTTTGGCAAAGGTCTAGACGATGATACCACAACTTCAAGAGATACTGAAGCCACGGAAGGAGTTGTTCCTTTTGTTGGTGTTGTTGACGTTAGCAAGGGTACTACTGGAGGTACAGAAAGTCCAACAGAAGAACACAAAGCTAACATGTCTGAATCCCCAACCCGAGCTGACACGGATAGCCAAGGAACCTACATTCTGTTGGCAATTCTTGGAATTATACTGATTTCTTTGATTGTTTTGGTTATGTGCAAGAGGAAACCAAACTCTAGAAATCGTCGTGGCAAAGCAGATCTAGAAGCTGCTAGGGGGCGTGAATTGACGGACATGGATAAGAACCTTTTAGGTAAACCACTGGAAAAGAATGGCCACAAAATGCCAGAGCAAACGCCTTTGATGAATGACCGAGACAAGTCGGATTATCAGAAAGTTTTCAGCGATAAGCCCAACAATCATCCACCAGCAAAACCTGAGCGCACCTCATTAGATAAGCCCACGATGGAATCTTTCAAACCAATTCCAGCCGACAGAAACAAGAGTAAAGAAAGCCTGTACGAAAATGTGCCTcagaataacaataacaatacggTTCCGCTTCAGAATGGAAACGGCCCCGTAGGAAACGGTGACCTACCAGGGGTTCACCAACCCAATCACAATGTGCCATCCCAAGACGATGAAGTGTTCCTACCGTCAAACGGCAACCCCAATCAACTGCAGCCAGAGACCGTTGACTCACCCAAGTCCAAGCGATACAGTCCCATCTACGTACCCACGTCGCCAAAGTCCGATCGCTACAGTCCGGTGTACTCGCCAGAAACCGGACGTGTCAAAATCAAACTAACCGAAACTCCCAAACCAAAAACTCCCATCTTGGTCACGCGAAGTCGATCGAGAGCCGGAGACTACATAACGACAACCGACCAGAAGTTCTGA
- the LOC109430553 gene encoding toll-like receptor 6 has protein sequence MEARSITVGVFLLVLALLVRHSRSEEFCPNGCHCHYDHDSGDFYVDCSGLGLSELPHFPDTNVQILDLSENMFTFIPPEVAQFSNLRYLDMSSNLISSLPPFSLEGLHSLKQLNLSKNNISNWANLYPNELLQKTPFLEELSLADNQFTSFSSNDIALVLVSASVRYLDLSNCKITKVSGKEVIQGLISLETLKLNGNPLHGISDIKSDTLKTLDLSNCRISTLQSTALSGLSSLAYVNFARNYKLSLSTHGNVTSTSLRRVNLSYCNLDSIELGGFPNLKTAILRGNMIRQLMGNSFVANPLLENIDLSSNSINFVHSDAFWQLSNLKTLDLSFNAIPRIDGRTFKENEMLTQINLSRNYIARLQRIVASSLAHLNMSWCEILSVDADALGAMPSLIDLDLSHNLLYDDPWNIASETLQTLDLSMCRITAIRNTTFSRLPALMRINLSGNRFTTPFRVDFFDSNTYLSEIWLGDNPWRCDCRDSGFLDFFLFLTEPPRRVNDHKQLRCTSPEDFYGATWEAACRSVWYPQDIMGTTERIWTYFMLAILAFFGFFCLYSSIKRFVDSRRKLAAERERQENVEEMREVARENQLRLRQEAQLNAPDARESRPPCYEDAILLPKFDAASFASLDELLLRGKRKKKRRHRQSTGDEGTDGDDETDRVELRQSSRSRSENVLSVRAVVYQEPTDALPAQNSPIYQRPTSNRVVTANVHASPTESRGSRAQPSNDAELHYHSTDILRMDRPATSSPTSSRSVTVSVHQPGPSTSTNQIQDFNSRSYENSPYAKRKVKPLQHINPNGSIEEITDFEGYESSPYAKRRLQHLASFKGDRDRERPPLPARPPPSQGQQLLQDSDDDDDDGDDGGAISIRVVDDYFKPEQSKPDLDDYAVVTEDDVRRNLLEREKQQQSSVATNAGSSGSSSIEIIPARNERQQ, from the exons ATGGAAGCAAGGTCAATTACAGTTGGAGTTTTCCTCCTAGTATTGGCATTACTGGTACGACATTCCCGATCCGAAGAATTTTGCCCCAATGGATGTCACTGCCACTACGATCATGATTCCGGTGATTTCTACGTTGACTGTTCTGGATTGGGACTTTCGGAATTACCACATTTTCCAGATACGAAT GTTCAAATTCTCGATTTGTCAGAGAATATGTTCACCTTCATCCCACCGGAAGTAGCTCAATTCTCAAACCTACGATACCTGGACATGTCTTCGAATCTGATTTCCTCTCTCCCGCCTTTCTCGCTTGAAGGGTTGCACTCACTCAAACAGTTAAATCTGTCCAAAAACAACATTTCCAACTGGGCAAACCTCTACCCAAATGAGCTGTTGCAGAAAACTCCGTTTTTGGAAGAGCTCAGCTTAGCAGACAACCAATTTACTAGTTTTTCCAGCAACGACATTGCGCTGGTGCTTGTGAGTGCATCAGTGCGATATCTGGATTTGAGCAATTGCAAAATTACGAAAGTATCCGGAAAGGAAGTCATCCAAGGGCTGATCAGTTTGGAAACTCTGAAACTTAACGGAAACCCATTGCACGGGATTTCAGACATCAAGTCTGACACGTTGAAGACACTGGACTTGAGTAATTGTCGGATAAGCACACTACAATCAACGGCTCTGAGTGGACTGTCGTCGCTGGCCTATGTAAATTTCGCTAGGAACTACAAACTGTCGCTGTCTACGCATGGAAATGTGACGTCCACCAGTCTGAGACGTGTAAATCTATCGTACTGCAATTTGGATTCCATTGAACTGGGTGGTTTCCCGAACCTAAAGACAGCAATTCTGCGAGGAAACATGATTCGTCAGCTGATGGGCAACAGCTTTGTAGCGAATCCTCTATTGGAGAACATCGACCTCTCCTCCAACTCGATTAACTTCGTCCACAGTGATGCATTCTGGCAGCTGAGCAATCTGAAGACATTGGATCTATCGTTCAATGCAATACCTCGAATCGATGGACGAACGTTCAAGGAGAACGAGATGTTAACACAGATAAACTTGAGCAGAAACTATATTGCACGATTACAGAGGATCGTCGCCAGCTCACTGGCACATCTCAATATGAGCTGGTGCGAAATTCTTTCCGTTGATGCAGATGCTTTGGGTGCTATGCCTTCCCTAATCGATCTGGATCTATCGCATAACTTGCTATATGATGACCCGTGGAACATAGCGTCGGAAACATTACAAACACTGGACCTGAGTATGTGCCGTATAACGGCCATAAGGAATACAACATTCTCACGACTTCCGGCTCTGATGAGGATCAATTTGTCTGGAAACCGTTTTACCACGCCATTTCGAGTAGATTTCTTCGATAGTAATACATATCTCAGTGAAATTTGGCTCGGCGATAATCCTTGGCGATGCGACTGCCGTGATAGTGGATTCTTGGACTTCTTCCTGTTCTTAACTGAACCTCCTCGGAGG gTAAACGACCATAAACAACTGCGTTGTACCAGTCCGGAAGACTTCTACGGAGCCACTTGGGAGGCAGCTTGCCGATCCGTATGGTATCCACAGGACATCATGGGGACGACTGAGAGAATCTGGACGTACTTCATGTTGGCCATCTTGGCTTTCTTTGGGTTCTTCTGTTTGTATTCGTCCATAAAGCGTTTCGTTGATTCCCGAAGGAAACTTGCCGCTGAGCGAGAACGACAAGAGAACGTTGAGGAGATGCGTGAAGT TGCTCGCGAAAATCAGTTGAGGCTGCGTCAAGAAGCACAACTGAATGCTCCTGACGCGCGAGAGTCACGTCCTCCGTGCTACGAAGACGCCATACTACTTCCGAAGTTTGATGCTGCTTCATTTGCATCACTCGACGAGCTACTACTTCGTGGTAAGCGTAAAAAGAAACGACGACATCGTCAATCTACTGGCGATGAGGGCACTGACGGCGACGATGAAACTGATCGAGTTGAACTTCGCCAGAGCAGTCGATCCAGAAGTGAAAACGTGCTATCTGTTAGAGCAGTAGTCTATCAGGAGCCTACCGATGCATTACCCGCGCAAAATTCACCAATCTACCAGCGTCCAACCTCAAATCGCGTAGTGACGGCAAACGTCCACGCTTCACCAACCGAATCAAGAGGCTCGAGAGCACAGCCATCAAACGACGCCGAGCTACATTACCATTCTACCGATATCCTAAGAATGGACAGGCCGGCAACATCTAGCCCAACGTCCTCCCGTTCCGTCACGGTATCCGTCCATCAACCTGGACCCAGTACCAGTACCAACCAAATTCAGGACTTCAACAGTCGAAGTTACGAGAACAGCCCCTACGCAAAGCGGAAAGTCAAACCACTTCAGCACATAAACCCTAATGGTAGCATCGAAGAAATCACCGATTTTGAAGGCTATGAATCCAGCCCCTACGCAAAGCGTCGATTACAACACCTGGCCAGCTTCAAAGGAGATCGGGATAGAGAAAGGCCACCACTTCCCGCAAGACCTCCTCCATCCCAGGGGCAGCAGTTGCTTCAGGACagtgacgatgacgatgatgacggtgACGATGGTGGAGCGATTTCCATCAGAGTCGTTGACGATTACTTCAAGCCAGAGCAATCTAAACCTGATTTGGATGATTACGCCGTTGTAACAGAAGATGATGTAAGGCGGAATTTGCTGGAACGTGAAAAGCAGCAGCAGTCCAGTGTAGCAACCAATGCAGGTTCAAGTGGTAGCAGTAGCATTGAAATCATTCCGGCTAGGAACGAGCGGCAGCAGTGA